A stretch of Paracoccus sp. N5 DNA encodes these proteins:
- a CDS encoding OmpH family outer membrane protein, which yields MRAGRQVALLGLALLLAGPPAALAQTVAPLAGGPSAAPLVVDAPEPKGEGVLPVMTLDQEALYAGTKWGQRVKAELERRGQEIAAENERLANQFSAEEQSLTLLRQTMPADEFRKQAEEFDKRAVEVRRQREAAAEELNKRAADEYYAFSRAMLPVLAALMRERGAVAVLDKRAILVAAQSIDVTEALIQRIDSEIGAGPLQQGPNLPAPQEPAEPSEAAPEPSAPAE from the coding sequence ATGCGGGCGGGGCGTCAGGTCGCGCTGCTCGGGCTGGCCCTCCTGCTGGCCGGCCCGCCGGCCGCGCTGGCGCAGACGGTGGCGCCGCTGGCCGGCGGCCCCTCGGCCGCGCCGCTGGTCGTCGATGCCCCCGAGCCCAAGGGCGAGGGCGTGCTGCCGGTGATGACGCTGGACCAGGAGGCGCTTTACGCCGGCACGAAATGGGGCCAGCGCGTCAAGGCGGAGCTGGAACGGCGCGGCCAGGAGATCGCGGCCGAGAACGAGCGTCTGGCCAACCAGTTCTCTGCCGAGGAGCAGTCGCTGACCCTGCTGCGCCAGACCATGCCCGCCGACGAATTCCGCAAGCAGGCCGAGGAATTCGACAAGCGCGCGGTCGAGGTGCGCCGCCAGCGCGAGGCCGCGGCGGAAGAACTGAACAAGCGCGCCGCCGATGAATATTATGCGTTTTCCCGGGCGATGCTGCCGGTGCTGGCCGCGCTGATGCGCGAACGCGGCGCGGTCGCGGTGCTGGACAAGCGCGCGATCCTGGTCGCGGCGCAATCCATCGACGTGACCGAGGCGCTGATCCAGCGCATCGACAGCGAGATCGGCGCCGGCCCGCTGCAACAGGGCCCGAACCTGCCCGCGCCGCAAGAGCCGGCCGAGCCGTCGGAAGCCGCACCCGAACCCTCCGCTCCGGCCGAATAG
- a CDS encoding nucleoside hydrolase yields MARKIIIDTDPGQDDAVAILLALASPELEVLGLTAVAGNVPLHHTQRNALVLCELAGRTDLPVYAGAEAPLSRPLVTAEHVHGKTGLDGVTLPDPTMALAPGHAVDFLIDTLRREPAGSVTLVPIGPLTNIAMAFQRAPDIIPRVQEIVLMGGAYFEVGNITPTAEFNIYVDPEAASLVFAAGAPLTVMPLDVTHKALTNRPWVEQMRAMGRIGQAIASWTDFFERYDREKYGSEGAPLHDPCTIAWLLAPQLFSGRFINVEIETRGEFTLGMTVADWWRVSGRTPNATFIRDVDVHGLFELLTRRIGELDRRLG; encoded by the coding sequence ATGGCCCGCAAGATCATCATCGACACCGACCCGGGCCAGGACGACGCCGTCGCCATCCTGCTGGCGCTGGCCAGCCCCGAGCTCGAGGTGCTGGGCCTGACGGCGGTGGCCGGCAACGTGCCGCTGCACCATACCCAGCGCAATGCCCTCGTGCTGTGCGAACTGGCCGGCCGGACCGACCTGCCGGTTTACGCCGGGGCCGAGGCGCCACTGTCGCGCCCGCTGGTCACGGCCGAGCATGTGCATGGCAAGACCGGCCTCGACGGCGTCACCCTGCCCGACCCCACCATGGCGCTGGCCCCCGGCCATGCCGTCGATTTCCTGATCGACACCCTGCGCCGCGAGCCCGCCGGCTCGGTGACGCTGGTGCCGATCGGGCCGCTGACGAATATCGCCATGGCCTTCCAGCGCGCGCCCGACATCATCCCGCGCGTGCAGGAGATCGTGCTGATGGGCGGTGCCTATTTCGAGGTCGGCAACATCACCCCCACGGCCGAGTTCAATATCTATGTCGACCCCGAGGCCGCCAGCCTGGTCTTTGCCGCCGGCGCGCCGCTGACGGTGATGCCGCTCGACGTGACGCACAAGGCGCTGACCAACCGGCCTTGGGTCGAGCAGATGCGCGCCATGGGCCGCATCGGCCAGGCCATCGCCAGCTGGACCGATTTCTTCGAACGCTACGACCGCGAGAAATACGGCAGCGAGGGCGCGCCGCTGCACGACCCCTGCACCATCGCCTGGCTGCTGGCGCCGCAGCTGTTCTCGGGCCGGTTCATCAATGTCGAGATCGAGACGCGGGGCGAGTTCACCCTGGGCATGACCGTCGCCGACTGGTGGCGGGTCAGCGGCCGCACCCCGAACGCCACCTTCATCCGCGACGTCGATGTGCACGGACTCTTCGAACTGCTGACCCGGCGCATCGGCGAGCTCGACCGCCGGCTGGGCTGA
- a CDS encoding penicillin acylase family protein yields the protein MVTIFRWLVRLTVGLILLALALVVLAWYFAIRSLPDYDGRYEVAGISAPVEIVRTTEDVPHIFGKTDRDVFFALGLAHAQDRLFQMTVLRRAAQGRLAEIYGPGAIRADDLARRLGLYRNARASLQAQDAGTRDALQAYADGVNAWIGQVNLEARGRGAPEFFLYPDDISYWEPADSLAVLKLLAASSTVQMRREILRARLSLADPARGQELIAEPGEPPMPSYAGLFPGARFTGPERGTGPQDWTATLAGYLAPSAGASANGFAVARGRTAAGGALLANDPQFALTAPGLWYLARIELGSGGVIGGTIPGIPAILSGRNTKLAWGITPAQIDDQDLFIEEVQPGDAGRYRGVDGWTEFTTRRETLRIRGAAPQTITLRETANGPIIPAAHLDLATVLPAGHVAALSWTGGFGEDRSMSALIGLMRAPDRAGAAAALRDMVAPAMVVTLADAQGVGEVLAGALPRRAPAHQTAGRMPVPGWIAQNRWQGQGPAPESLAQMDPPGGMVASTGAAAPGQGLGHDGADGYRQARLAHLIQSREVHSRDSFIAAQNDIVSPIARALLPLVGADLWFTDEPAAQGTPERMRQDALALLANWDGAMNEHLPEPLIYAAWMRALQDRLLRDDLGPLADDLTELYPRFIDRVFRNLGGAGVWCDIRQSAPVETCAQTARQALDAALLDLSARFGPDLASWRWGDLHRARHVHPALGDMRGLSYIVNLIQPTSGAESTIARAGMLGHGRNPWLNVTGAAYRGVYDLADPDSSVFVISTGQSGHPLSRHYDDMAELWRRGEYVGMSLDPDLARAAATGITRLEPAPN from the coding sequence ATGGTGACAATTTTCCGCTGGCTTGTGCGCCTGACGGTCGGGCTGATCCTGCTGGCCCTGGCGCTGGTGGTGCTGGCCTGGTATTTCGCCATCCGCTCGCTGCCGGATTACGACGGGCGCTACGAGGTCGCGGGCATCTCGGCCCCGGTCGAGATCGTGCGCACGACCGAGGACGTGCCGCATATCTTCGGCAAGACCGACCGCGACGTGTTCTTCGCCCTGGGCCTCGCCCATGCCCAGGACCGGCTGTTCCAGATGACCGTGCTGCGCCGCGCAGCGCAAGGCCGGCTGGCCGAGATCTATGGCCCGGGCGCGATCCGCGCCGACGACCTGGCGCGGCGGCTGGGGCTTTACCGCAACGCCCGCGCCTCGCTTCAGGCGCAGGACGCCGGCACCCGCGACGCCTTGCAGGCCTATGCCGACGGCGTGAACGCCTGGATCGGCCAGGTGAACCTCGAGGCGCGCGGCCGCGGCGCGCCGGAATTCTTCCTCTACCCCGACGACATTTCCTATTGGGAGCCGGCGGATTCGCTGGCGGTGCTGAAGCTGCTCGCCGCCTCGTCCACGGTGCAGATGCGGCGCGAGATTCTGCGCGCCCGGCTGTCGCTGGCCGACCCCGCGCGCGGGCAGGAGCTGATCGCCGAGCCCGGCGAGCCGCCGATGCCCTCCTATGCCGGGCTGTTCCCGGGCGCCCGCTTCACCGGGCCCGAGCGCGGCACCGGGCCGCAGGACTGGACCGCGACGCTGGCGGGCTATCTCGCGCCCTCGGCCGGGGCTTCGGCCAATGGCTTCGCGGTGGCGCGCGGGCGCACGGCGGCGGGCGGGGCCCTGCTTGCCAATGATCCGCAATTCGCCCTGACCGCGCCGGGCCTGTGGTATCTGGCGCGGATCGAGCTTGGCAGCGGCGGCGTGATCGGCGGCACCATCCCGGGCATACCGGCCATCCTCTCCGGGCGCAACACCAAGCTTGCCTGGGGGATCACGCCGGCGCAGATCGACGATCAGGACCTGTTCATCGAAGAGGTGCAGCCCGGCGACGCCGGCCGCTATCGCGGCGTGGATGGCTGGACCGAATTCACCACCCGGCGCGAGACGCTGAGGATTCGCGGTGCCGCGCCGCAGACCATCACCCTGCGCGAGACCGCGAACGGCCCGATCATCCCGGCGGCGCATCTGGACCTTGCCACGGTGCTGCCCGCGGGCCATGTCGCCGCCCTGTCCTGGACCGGCGGCTTCGGCGAGGACCGCAGCATGAGCGCGCTGATCGGGCTGATGCGGGCGCCTGACCGGGCCGGCGCCGCGGCGGCGCTGCGCGACATGGTCGCCCCCGCAATGGTGGTGACGCTGGCCGACGCCCAGGGCGTGGGCGAGGTGCTGGCCGGCGCCCTGCCCCGTCGCGCGCCCGCGCATCAGACAGCCGGGCGCATGCCCGTGCCGGGCTGGATCGCGCAGAACCGCTGGCAGGGCCAGGGGCCGGCGCCCGAAAGCCTGGCGCAGATGGACCCGCCGGGCGGCATGGTCGCCTCGACCGGCGCGGCGGCGCCCGGCCAGGGCTTGGGCCATGACGGCGCCGACGGCTATCGCCAGGCGCGGCTGGCGCATCTGATCCAGTCGCGCGAGGTGCATTCCCGCGACAGCTTCATCGCCGCGCAGAACGACATCGTCAGCCCCATCGCCCGGGCGCTGCTGCCGCTGGTCGGGGCCGACCTGTGGTTCACCGACGAGCCCGCGGCCCAGGGCACGCCCGAGCGCATGCGCCAGGACGCGCTGGCGCTGCTGGCGAACTGGGACGGCGCCATGAACGAGCACCTGCCCGAGCCGCTGATCTATGCCGCCTGGATGCGGGCCTTGCAGGACCGGCTGTTGCGCGACGACCTCGGCCCCCTGGCCGACGACCTGACCGAGCTTTACCCGCGCTTCATCGACCGCGTGTTCCGCAATCTCGGCGGCGCCGGGGTCTGGTGCGACATCCGCCAGTCGGCCCCGGTCGAGACCTGCGCCCAGACCGCCCGCCAGGCGCTGGACGCGGCGCTGCTGGATCTGTCGGCCCGCTTCGGTCCCGACCTTGCCAGCTGGCGCTGGGGCGACCTGCACCGTGCCCGGCATGTGCATCCGGCGCTCGGCGACATGCGCGGCCTGTCCTATATCGTGAACCTGATCCAGCCGACCTCGGGCGCGGAAAGCACCATCGCGCGGGCCGGCATGCTGGGCCATGGCCGCAATCCCTGGCTCAACGTCACCGGCGCCGCCTATCGCGGCGTCTACGACCTGGCCGATCCCGACAGCTCGGTCTTCGTGATCTCGACCGGCCAGTCGGGCCACCCGCTGTCGCGCCATTACGACGACATGGCCGAGCTGTGGCGGCGCGGCGAATATGTCGGCATGTCGCTGGACCCCGATCTGGCGCGGGCCGCCGCGACCGGCATCACCCGGCTGGAACCGGCCCCGAACTGA
- a CDS encoding NAD(P)-dependent oxidoreductase, with protein MARVAFLGLGVMGFPMAGHLAAAGHEVTVWNRSPAKAEAWLARHAGRAAATAREAATGADFVMACVGNDDDLRQVCLGEAGAFAGMAAGAVFVDHTTVSAAVTRELAEVASGVGIGFVDAPVSGGQAGAENGQLSLMCGGAEADYARAEPVIAAYAKICRLMGPSGAGQLTKMCNQIAIAGLVQGLSESLHFAEKAGLSIASVVEVISQGAAGSWQMANRHQTMAENRFDFGFAVDWMRKDLGICLATADETGATLPVTALVDQFYKEVQTMGGGRWDTSSLIARLRR; from the coding sequence ATGGCGCGCGTTGCATTTCTGGGACTTGGGGTGATGGGCTTTCCCATGGCGGGCCATCTGGCCGCGGCCGGGCATGAGGTGACGGTCTGGAACCGCAGTCCCGCCAAGGCCGAGGCCTGGCTCGCCCGCCACGCCGGCCGCGCCGCCGCGACCGCGCGCGAGGCGGCGACGGGCGCCGATTTCGTCATGGCCTGCGTCGGCAACGACGACGACCTGCGCCAGGTCTGCCTGGGCGAGGCCGGCGCCTTTGCCGGCATGGCGGCGGGTGCGGTCTTCGTCGATCACACCACGGTCTCGGCGGCGGTGACGCGCGAACTGGCCGAGGTCGCCTCGGGCGTGGGCATCGGCTTCGTCGATGCGCCGGTCTCGGGCGGGCAGGCGGGGGCCGAGAACGGCCAGCTTTCGCTGATGTGCGGCGGCGCCGAGGCGGATTACGCCCGCGCCGAGCCGGTGATCGCCGCCTATGCCAAGATCTGCCGGCTGATGGGCCCCTCGGGCGCCGGACAGCTGACCAAGATGTGCAACCAGATCGCCATTGCCGGGCTGGTGCAGGGCTTGTCGGAATCGCTGCATTTCGCCGAGAAGGCCGGGCTTTCCATCGCCTCGGTGGTCGAGGTGATCAGCCAGGGCGCCGCCGGCAGCTGGCAGATGGCGAACCGCCACCAGACCATGGCCGAGAACCGCTTCGACTTCGGCTTCGCGGTGGACTGGATGCGCAAGGATCTGGGCATCTGCCTGGCCACCGCCGACGAGACCGGCGCGACCCTGCCGGTGACGGCGCTGGTCGACCAGTTCTACAAGGAGGTGCAGACCATGGGCGGCGGGCGCTGGGACACCTCGTCGCTGATCGCGCGGCTGCGGCGCTAG
- a CDS encoding CaiB/BaiF CoA-transferase family protein: MTGALSHLRVVEIAGLGPTPFSAMWLADHGARVLRITRPGARHIFGLERDVLDRGRDWLELDLKSPEGRAAAHALIAGADAVIEGMRPGVMERLGLGPGDFPENPRLVYGRMTGWGQTGPLAHSAGHDLTYIAITGALHAIGPAAHPLPPLNLVGDFAAGSMYLVAGMLAAILSARETGRGQVVDAAISDGVAHLMAMISGMRAAGIWQDARQANLLDGGAPYYGCYACACGGFLAIGAIEPQFWAELLRRLELDPAALPDRADPAQWPALRAVLATRIATRARDDWAAVLEGSDACAAPVLSLDEAPRHPHHVARGTFHGSEPAPAPRLSETPGALRPGRQLTLAEARAAWRR; encoded by the coding sequence ATGACCGGCGCGCTTTCGCATCTGCGCGTCGTCGAGATCGCCGGGCTTGGCCCGACGCCCTTCTCGGCCATGTGGCTGGCCGATCACGGTGCGCGGGTGCTGCGCATCACCCGGCCCGGCGCGCGCCATATCTTCGGGCTCGAGCGCGACGTGCTGGACCGCGGCCGCGACTGGCTGGAGCTGGACCTGAAATCGCCCGAAGGCCGGGCCGCCGCGCATGCGCTGATCGCCGGCGCCGATGCGGTGATCGAGGGCATGCGGCCGGGGGTGATGGAGCGGCTCGGCCTCGGTCCCGGGGATTTCCCGGAGAATCCGCGGCTGGTCTATGGCCGCATGACCGGCTGGGGGCAGACGGGTCCGCTGGCGCATTCGGCGGGCCATGACCTGACCTATATCGCCATTACCGGCGCGCTGCATGCCATCGGCCCGGCGGCGCATCCGCTCCCGCCGCTGAACCTGGTCGGGGATTTTGCCGCCGGCTCGATGTATCTGGTCGCGGGCATGCTGGCGGCGATCCTCTCGGCGCGCGAGACCGGGCGCGGGCAGGTGGTCGATGCGGCGATCTCGGACGGGGTGGCGCATCTGATGGCGATGATCTCGGGCATGCGGGCGGCCGGCATCTGGCAGGATGCGCGGCAGGCCAATCTGCTGGACGGCGGTGCGCCCTATTACGGCTGCTATGCTTGCGCCTGCGGCGGCTTCCTGGCCATCGGCGCCATTGAGCCGCAATTCTGGGCCGAGTTGCTACGCCGGCTGGAACTGGATCCGGCCGCGCTGCCCGACCGGGCCGATCCGGCGCAATGGCCGGCGCTGCGGGCGGTGCTGGCCACCCGCATCGCTACCCGCGCGCGCGATGACTGGGCGGCGGTGCTGGAGGGCTCGGACGCCTGCGCCGCGCCGGTGCTGTCGCTGGACGAGGCGCCGCGCCATCCGCATCATGTCGCGCGCGGCACCTTTCACGGCAGCGAGCCGGCGCCGGCGCCGCGCCTGTCGGAGACGCCCGGCGCGCTGCGGCCGGGCCGTCAGCTGACCCTGGCCGAAGCGCGGGCGGCATGGAGGCGGTGA
- the rplU gene encoding 50S ribosomal protein L21: protein MFAVLKTGGKQYRVQSGDVLRVEKLNAEAGDKIQFNDVLMIGSTVGAPLVAGAAVQAEVIDTIKADKVITYVKRRRKHSSQRTRGHRQQLTLVRITDLLENGGDKTDVKAAVGARIARRQDHVETAN, encoded by the coding sequence ATGTTCGCAGTTCTCAAGACGGGCGGCAAGCAGTACCGGGTCCAATCCGGTGACGTGCTGCGCGTCGAAAAGCTGAACGCCGAAGCCGGCGACAAGATCCAGTTCAACGACGTGCTGATGATCGGCTCGACCGTCGGCGCGCCGCTGGTCGCCGGCGCCGCCGTGCAGGCCGAGGTGATCGACACCATCAAGGCCGACAAGGTCATCACCTATGTCAAGCGCCGCCGCAAGCATTCCTCGCAGCGCACGCGCGGCCATCGCCAGCAGCTGACCCTGGTCCGCATCACCGACCTGCTGGAAAACGGCGGCGACAAGACCGACGTCAAGGCCGCCGTCGGTGCGCGCATCGCGCGTCGCCAGGACCATGTCGAAACCGCCAACTGA
- the rpmA gene encoding 50S ribosomal protein L27, with the protein MAHKKAGGSSRNGRDSAGRRLGVKLFGGQQAVAGNIIVRQRGTTWWAGANVGMGRDHTLFALADGQVSFRKGLKGRTYISVLPANLEAAE; encoded by the coding sequence ATGGCACATAAGAAAGCAGGCGGTTCGTCCCGCAACGGTCGCGATTCGGCCGGTCGTCGTCTTGGCGTGAAACTGTTCGGCGGCCAGCAGGCCGTCGCCGGCAACATCATCGTGCGTCAGCGCGGCACCACCTGGTGGGCCGGCGCCAACGTCGGCATGGGCCGCGACCACACCCTGTTCGCGCTGGCCGACGGCCAGGTAAGCTTCCGCAAGGGCCTCAAGGGCCGCACCTATATCTCCGTGCTGCCCGCCAATCTCGAGGCTGCCGAGTAA
- a CDS encoding GNAT family N-acetyltransferase, giving the protein MNELIASDARQVDITTERFVLRPLRMSDAGLIAHYTADRRVAEGTRSIPHPLPPGAAESYVRRAMAADRDEDVWAIDGSTNKLAELLGVVSLTRIDQEQSELGFWVGAGFWNTGFATEAVSALVEANPHGSRTLFAEAFQDNPGSARVLTNCGFEYLGDAESWSVARDARVPTWTYLRKMG; this is encoded by the coding sequence ATGAACGAGTTGATCGCCTCGGATGCGCGGCAGGTCGATATCACCACCGAACGGTTCGTGCTGCGCCCGCTGCGCATGTCGGATGCCGGGCTGATCGCGCATTATACCGCCGACCGCCGGGTGGCCGAGGGCACGCGCTCGATCCCGCATCCGCTGCCGCCGGGCGCGGCCGAATCCTATGTGCGCCGGGCCATGGCCGCGGATCGCGACGAGGATGTCTGGGCCATCGACGGCTCGACGAACAAGCTGGCCGAACTGCTGGGCGTGGTCTCGCTGACCCGCATCGACCAGGAGCAGTCGGAACTGGGTTTCTGGGTCGGCGCCGGCTTCTGGAACACCGGCTTCGCGACCGAGGCGGTTTCGGCGCTGGTCGAGGCCAATCCGCATGGCTCGCGCACGCTCTTTGCCGAGGCCTTCCAGGACAATCCGGGCTCGGCCCGGGTGCTGACCAATTGCGGCTTCGAATATCTGGGCGATGCGGAAAGCTGGTCGGTGGCGCGCGATGCGCGGGTGCCGACCTGGACCTATCTGCGCAAGATGGGCTGA